In the Natronobacterium texcoconense genome, one interval contains:
- the gpmI gene encoding 2,3-bisphosphoglycerate-independent phosphoglycerate mutase, translated as MDAALIVLDGWGLGTGDGRDAVAAAETPTFDRLADTGAYGRLEVAGRRVGLPDGQMGNSEVGHLNIGAGRVVYQEYTRISDSIADGSFRENDAINAAFENARETDGTIHFVGLVSDGGVHSDQEHLHALIELAADREVEAVTHAITDGRDTSPTGGREYLAELEDVIDEHGTGHVATVSGRYYAMDRDQNWERTNRTYDAIVNRDAEYEAASALEAVEQSYDREVTDEFVEPTLVSEAPRASDGERRSREQDRPALEDGDSAEQSSAGSHLALQDGDSVVWFNFRSDRARQLTRMLADIRPEDWHDDLETDPPNAEVVMMTQYDKTFDLPVAYPPTQPENVLGEVLADAGKTQLRIAESEKYAHVTYFLNGGREIEFDGESREIVESPDVPTYDLQPEMSAPAVTDTAIETIETEDPDALVLNYANPDMVGHTGDYEAAIEAVEAVDEGLGRLVETLEEYGAHVLITADHGNADDMGTEDDPHTAHTYNDVPLVYLAPDGSDGSRTIREGGTLADIAPTMLEVIGLEQPPEMTGESLLE; from the coding sequence ATGGACGCTGCGTTGATCGTACTCGACGGCTGGGGGCTCGGAACCGGCGACGGTCGCGACGCAGTCGCGGCCGCCGAGACGCCGACCTTCGACCGACTCGCCGATACCGGCGCGTACGGTCGACTCGAGGTCGCGGGCCGGCGCGTCGGACTCCCCGACGGACAGATGGGCAACAGCGAGGTCGGCCACCTCAACATCGGCGCTGGACGTGTCGTCTACCAGGAGTACACCCGCATCTCCGACTCGATAGCGGACGGCTCTTTCCGCGAGAACGACGCGATCAACGCGGCATTCGAGAACGCTCGCGAGACGGACGGCACGATTCACTTCGTCGGACTCGTCAGCGACGGCGGCGTCCACTCCGATCAAGAACACCTTCACGCGCTGATCGAACTGGCGGCCGACCGCGAGGTCGAGGCAGTCACCCACGCGATCACCGACGGCCGCGACACTTCTCCCACCGGCGGCCGGGAGTACCTGGCCGAACTCGAGGACGTGATCGACGAGCACGGCACCGGTCACGTCGCCACCGTCTCGGGCCGATACTACGCGATGGACCGCGACCAGAACTGGGAGCGAACGAACCGGACCTACGACGCCATCGTGAACCGCGACGCCGAGTACGAGGCAGCGTCGGCGCTCGAGGCCGTCGAGCAGTCCTACGACCGAGAGGTGACCGACGAGTTCGTCGAGCCGACGCTGGTTAGCGAGGCGCCACGCGCCTCGGATGGCGAACGGCGAAGCCGTGAGCAGGATCGACCCGCGCTCGAGGACGGCGACAGCGCTGAGCAAAGCTCAGCTGGCAGCCATCTTGCGTTGCAAGATGGCGACTCGGTCGTCTGGTTCAACTTCCGCTCGGACCGCGCCCGTCAGCTCACCCGAATGCTGGCGGACATCCGCCCAGAGGACTGGCACGACGACCTCGAGACCGATCCGCCGAACGCGGAGGTCGTGATGATGACCCAGTACGACAAGACGTTCGACCTCCCGGTCGCCTATCCGCCCACACAACCGGAGAACGTCCTGGGCGAGGTACTCGCCGACGCCGGGAAGACCCAACTGCGGATCGCCGAATCCGAGAAGTACGCCCACGTCACCTACTTCCTGAACGGCGGCCGCGAAATCGAGTTCGACGGCGAGAGCCGCGAAATCGTCGAGAGCCCCGACGTACCGACGTACGATCTCCAGCCCGAGATGAGCGCACCGGCAGTGACCGACACTGCCATCGAGACGATCGAGACCGAGGACCCCGATGCGCTCGTCCTCAACTACGCCAACCCCGACATGGTCGGCCACACCGGTGACTACGAGGCCGCGATCGAGGCAGTCGAGGCCGTCGACGAAGGGCTGGGGCGACTCGTCGAGACGCTCGAGGAGTACGGCGCACACGTCCTCATCACGGCCGACCACGGCAACGCCGACGACATGGGGACGGAAGACGACCCTCACACCGCGCATACCTACAACGACGTCCCGCTCGTCTACCTCGCTCCCGACGGATCCGACGGTAGTCGGACGATCAGGGAAGGCGGCACACTCGCCGATATCGCCCCGACGATGCTCGAGGTGATCGGTCTCGAGCAACCGCCCGAGATGACCGGTGAATCGCTGCTCGAGTGA